A single Parabacteroides timonensis DNA region contains:
- the asnB gene encoding asparagine synthase B — MCGITAIFNIREGASALRAQALEMSKRIRHRGPDWSGIYQGPTAILAHERLSIVDPASGGQPLKSKDGKLILTVNGEIYNHREIRQELKDEYEFMTGSDCEVILALYRKYGTGCVERLSGIFAFALYDEENDTYLIARDPIGVIPLYMGYDDNGHLLVSSELKGLEGFATIYNQFKPGHYFYSKDTDLTKWYLRDWVNYENVKDNQASTTALHDALEAAVQRQLMSDVPYGVLLSGGLDSSIISAIAKKYAAKRIETGSKADAWWPQLHSFAIGLKGAPDLIAAQKVADAIGTIHHEINYTVQEGLDAIRDVIYYIETYDVTTVRASTPMYLISRVIKSMGIKMVLSGEGADEIFGGYLYFHKAPDARTFHEETLRKISKLYLYDCLRANKSLCAWGVEGRVPFLDKEFLDVAMRLNPAAKMCPGKTIEKKILRETFADMLPEEIVWRQKEQFSDGVGYSWIDTLKKLTSELISDQQMANAANRFPINPPQNKEEYYYRTIFEEHFPSESAARSVPSVPSVACSTPEALAWDTTFKNMNEPSGRSIKGVHEAAY; from the coding sequence ATGTGTGGCATTACAGCAATATTCAACATTCGTGAAGGTGCATCCGCCCTTCGTGCCCAAGCTTTGGAAATGAGTAAACGAATCCGTCATCGCGGACCGGATTGGAGTGGTATCTACCAAGGACCTACTGCCATTCTTGCCCACGAACGCCTTTCTATCGTCGATCCTGCCTCCGGCGGACAACCATTGAAAAGCAAAGACGGCAAACTGATTTTGACTGTGAACGGTGAAATCTACAACCACCGCGAAATCCGTCAGGAACTAAAAGATGAATACGAATTCATGACCGGTTCCGATTGTGAAGTCATCCTCGCCCTCTACCGTAAGTATGGTACCGGTTGCGTCGAACGGCTAAGTGGCATCTTTGCCTTCGCCCTCTACGACGAAGAAAACGACACTTACCTGATCGCCCGCGACCCTATCGGCGTTATCCCTCTGTATATGGGTTACGACGATAACGGACACTTACTCGTTTCTTCTGAACTAAAAGGTCTGGAAGGATTTGCTACCATCTACAATCAATTCAAGCCGGGTCATTACTTTTACAGTAAAGATACCGACCTGACGAAATGGTACCTGCGCGATTGGGTGAATTATGAGAACGTAAAAGACAATCAGGCCAGCACAACAGCGTTACATGATGCTCTCGAAGCCGCCGTCCAGCGTCAACTGATGAGTGACGTTCCCTACGGTGTCCTGCTTTCCGGTGGCCTAGACTCATCCATTATTTCTGCCATCGCAAAGAAATATGCCGCCAAGCGTATCGAGACTGGCAGTAAAGCGGATGCCTGGTGGCCTCAGCTCCACTCCTTCGCCATCGGATTAAAGGGCGCTCCCGACCTGATCGCCGCCCAAAAGGTAGCTGATGCGATCGGCACCATTCATCATGAAATCAATTACACCGTGCAGGAAGGCCTTGATGCCATCCGCGACGTGATTTACTATATCGAAACCTATGATGTGACGACCGTACGTGCATCCACCCCGATGTACCTGATCTCCCGTGTAATCAAAAGCATGGGGATAAAAATGGTGTTAAGCGGTGAAGGTGCCGATGAAATCTTCGGTGGTTATCTCTACTTCCACAAAGCACCCGACGCCAGGACATTCCATGAAGAGACATTGCGTAAGATAAGTAAACTCTATTTGTATGATTGCTTACGTGCCAATAAAAGTCTTTGTGCCTGGGGAGTGGAGGGACGCGTCCCCTTCCTCGACAAAGAATTCCTGGACGTTGCCATGCGTCTGAACCCTGCGGCTAAAATGTGTCCGGGCAAGACCATCGAAAAGAAAATTCTCCGTGAAACCTTTGCTGATATGCTTCCGGAAGAAATTGTCTGGCGTCAGAAGGAGCAGTTCTCCGATGGAGTGGGTTATAGCTGGATCGATACGTTGAAGAAGCTTACTTCCGAACTGATCTCCGACCAACAAATGGCAAACGCCGCCAACCGTTTCCCGATCAATCCTCCGCAAAATAAAGAAGAATACTACTATCGCACGATTTTTGAAGAACATTTTCCCAGTGAAAGTGCCGCGAGAAGTGTTCCCTCCGTCCCGAGTGTAGCCTGTTCCACTCCTGAGGCACTGGCATGGGATACCACCTTCAAAAATATGAATGAACCGAGTGGCCGTTCTATTAAAGGGGTACATGAAGCGGCCTATTGA
- a CDS encoding cupin domain-containing protein, whose protein sequence is MKQESVNFQFENGIEWQDLGGGVQRQIMGYNDNIMMVKVKFETGAIGAPHVHPHSQVTYVVSGVFKFMTDGETQIVRAGDGVYMKPDVMHGCECLEAGILIDTFNPLREDFL, encoded by the coding sequence ATGAAACAGGAAAGTGTTAATTTTCAGTTCGAAAATGGAATAGAATGGCAGGATCTCGGTGGAGGTGTGCAACGTCAGATCATGGGATACAATGATAACATAATGATGGTGAAGGTTAAATTTGAAACCGGGGCGATAGGTGCTCCACACGTGCATCCCCATTCGCAGGTTACTTACGTGGTAAGTGGCGTTTTCAAATTTATGACGGATGGAGAAACACAAATTGTGAGAGCAGGGGACGGGGTTTATATGAAACCGGATGTTATGCATGGCTGTGAATGCCTGGAAGCCGGTATTTTGATCGACACTTTCAATCCCTTGAGAGAAGATTTTCTGTAA
- a CDS encoding glutamate synthase subunit beta: MANPKAFLTIHRQEAGYRPVEDRIDDFSEVEQTLNSSDRRRQASRCMDCGVPFCHWSCPIGNKQPEWQDLLYRGKWKEAYHVLEQTCDFPEFTGRICPALCEKSCVLKLSCDEPVTIRENEVAIVEAAFREGYIQPVQPVRNGKRIAVIGSGPAGLTVANQLNRKGYEVTIFEKDELPGGLLRFGIPNFKLGKNIIDRRIKLMEKEGILFRVNTMVGKEINMKDIISRFDAVCIAIGAEIPRDLPIEGRNLKGVHFALELLGQQNRLLEGIAIPPKNIINCKGKKVLVIGGGDTGSDCVGTANRHKAASVTQIEIMPKPPIGHNPETPWPMYPQVLKTSSSHEEGCIRRWCLTSCRFIGDKNILKGVEVEEVEWIPSGNGGRPEMKLTGKKETIEVDLVFLAMGFVHPEQEGLVKELSLATDSRKNIAVDNKNQIAGSKIFACGDAVSGASLVVRAMASGRKTAEAIDNYLSETSLEKH; this comes from the coding sequence ATGGCAAATCCAAAAGCATTCCTTACCATACATAGACAAGAAGCAGGATACCGTCCTGTTGAAGATCGCATCGACGATTTCAGCGAAGTAGAACAAACCCTCAACAGTAGCGACCGTCGTCGTCAGGCATCCCGTTGCATGGATTGCGGCGTCCCTTTCTGCCATTGGAGCTGTCCTATCGGAAATAAACAACCCGAATGGCAGGATCTTCTTTACAGGGGAAAATGGAAAGAAGCTTACCACGTACTGGAACAGACCTGCGACTTCCCGGAATTCACCGGCCGCATCTGCCCTGCCCTGTGCGAGAAAAGTTGTGTACTGAAACTGAGTTGCGACGAACCTGTCACCATCCGTGAGAATGAAGTGGCCATTGTCGAAGCTGCCTTCCGCGAAGGATACATACAACCCGTACAGCCCGTACGCAATGGCAAACGCATAGCCGTTATCGGTAGTGGACCGGCCGGATTGACTGTCGCCAACCAGTTAAATCGTAAAGGATACGAAGTCACCATCTTTGAAAAAGACGAATTACCGGGAGGACTTCTCCGTTTCGGTATTCCGAATTTCAAACTGGGGAAAAATATTATCGACCGACGTATCAAGCTGATGGAAAAGGAAGGTATCCTGTTTCGTGTCAATACAATGGTTGGAAAAGAAATTAATATGAAAGATATAATCAGCCGGTTCGATGCCGTCTGCATTGCTATCGGTGCTGAAATTCCACGCGACCTGCCGATCGAAGGCCGTAACTTGAAAGGCGTTCACTTTGCTCTTGAACTTCTGGGACAACAAAACCGGTTGCTTGAAGGCATCGCTATCCCTCCCAAAAACATCATCAATTGCAAAGGTAAGAAAGTACTGGTAATCGGTGGAGGCGATACGGGTAGCGACTGCGTAGGAACGGCTAACCGTCACAAAGCTGCCAGTGTAACTCAGATAGAGATCATGCCGAAACCACCCATCGGTCATAATCCTGAAACTCCCTGGCCTATGTATCCGCAGGTATTGAAAACCAGTAGTAGTCATGAGGAAGGCTGTATACGTCGCTGGTGTCTTACCTCCTGTCGCTTTATCGGGGACAAAAACATACTGAAAGGCGTTGAAGTGGAAGAAGTTGAATGGATACCATCTGGCAATGGAGGCCGTCCAGAAATGAAACTGACTGGAAAAAAGGAGACGATAGAAGTAGACTTGGTATTTCTGGCAATGGGCTTCGTCCATCCCGAACAGGAAGGCCTTGTAAAAGAGCTCTCGTTGGCAACAGATAGCCGGAAAAATATTGCCGTCGACAATAAAAACCAGATAGCCGGCAGTAAAATTTTTGCCTGCGGTGATGCCGTCAGCGGAGCAAGCCTGGTAGTACGTGCTATGGCTTCGGGGAGAAAGACAGCAGAGGCAATAGATAACTATTTGAGTGAAACTAGTTTAGAAAAACACTAA
- a CDS encoding RNA polymerase sigma-70 factor, with translation MKEKEFSTIDSLFWKIAIKDDEIAFRTLFFQFFSPLCVFAHRYVDRWETCEDIVQETFFKIWKNRKNIEISTSSRNFLITSVKNSCIDFLRKQETEQNWQQKEIENNALQYTTGDIYSTIELEQMLSAALAKLPDNIRTVFEKNRFDGMTYTEIAAEYNISVKTVEAYMTKALKHLRIELKDYLPLVLLLLW, from the coding sequence ATGAAGGAAAAGGAATTTAGTACTATCGACAGTTTATTTTGGAAAATTGCGATCAAAGATGATGAAATAGCATTTCGTACTCTTTTTTTCCAGTTTTTCTCTCCTTTATGTGTCTTCGCTCATAGATATGTGGACCGTTGGGAGACATGTGAAGACATCGTACAGGAAACCTTTTTCAAAATATGGAAAAACAGAAAAAATATCGAGATCAGTACTTCCAGTCGTAACTTTCTTATCACCAGTGTCAAAAATTCCTGTATAGATTTTCTACGCAAACAGGAAACAGAACAAAACTGGCAACAAAAAGAGATCGAAAATAATGCTTTACAATATACTACCGGAGATATTTATTCGACTATCGAACTGGAACAGATGTTATCGGCCGCATTAGCTAAACTTCCGGATAATATCAGAACCGTTTTTGAAAAAAACAGATTCGATGGCATGACTTATACAGAAATCGCCGCTGAATATAATATTTCAGTCAAGACGGTTGAAGCTTATATGACAAAAGCACTAAAACATCTCCGAATCGAATTAAAAGACTATCTTCCCCTTGTACTTCTTCTACTTTGGTAA